In Anabrus simplex isolate iqAnaSimp1 chromosome 4, ASM4041472v1, whole genome shotgun sequence, a single genomic region encodes these proteins:
- the LOC136872640 gene encoding uncharacterized protein: MAGDRQDATPPIPSWLNKDFVQKALRSGDNNPNLTVLSCEVSMANSVGDGYSCDMYRIIARLEGSLERRVIVKCHPQGGYRESMLKKGNIFDIETRMLQETLPAMHKLLNDAKPGVYQPFAAKCVYHGNDPIQFIVLEDLRHSGFTLAKRYEGLDLTHCTMVIKALARYHAASIGLHNQNPSAVESYNKCFFNEDMKDDMIKEFETGIRCLSEAASQWPGFEKYACKLKKLESKYYDKIVEITKRKDDDFNVLLHGDIWTNNIMFKYADCVLEDLRFVDFQLVHYSSPGLDLQYFLYACTNQEIRMNYVDKLIEEFHTTLLETLEILGCSHRSVPLAVIRKAFDDCAFYGLVAAIAILPIVLSKPEDGLDFDEVESEDWSERQMKIYTNEAYVSAMKCLLPLFEEKGLLDC, translated from the coding sequence ATGGCTGGTGACAGACAAGATGCGACGCCTCCAATACCATCTTGGTTAAATAAGGACTTCGTCCAGAAGGCTCTCCGTTCTGGGGATAACAATCCCAATCTGACTGTCCTCTCATGTGAAGTTTCCATGGCAAATTCAGTAGGAGACGGCTACAGCTGTGACATGTACAGGATAATTGCCAGGTTAGAAGGTTCACTAGAACGTCGTGTGATCGTGAAATGTCATCCTCAGGGAGGATATAGAGAATCAATGCTTAAGAAGGGCAACATCTTCGATATAGAGACCCGAATGCTGCAGGAAACTCTTCCAGCTATGCACAAGCTCCTGAATGATGCCAAGCCAGGAGTATATCAACCATTCGCTGCAAAGTGCGTCTACCATGGAAACGATCCCATCCAATTCATTGTACTGGAAGACTTACGGCATTCTGGGTTTACTCTGGCAAAGAGATATGAGGGCTTGGATTTGACGCACTGCACTATGGTTATAAAAGCCCTAGCACGATACCATGCAGCTTCCATTGGTCTTCATAATCAGAATCCTTCAGCTGTTGAAAGTTATAACAAATGTTTTTTTAATGAGGATATGAAGGACGACATGATTAAGGAGTTCGAGACTGGAATTCGATGTCTCTCAGAGGCAGCTTCACAATGGCCAGGTTTCGAAAAATACGCCTGTAAATTGAAGAAGCTGGAAAGCAAGTATTATGACAAAATAGTAGAGATCACTAAACGTAAAGATGATGATTTTAACGTTCTTCTTCATGGGGATATTTGGACGAACAACATCATGTTCAAATATGCTGACTGTGTTCTTGAAGATTTACGATTTGTTGACTTTCAACTTGTGCATTATAGTTCACCGGGGCTAGATCTCCAATATTTTCTGTACGCTTGTACCAACCAGGAAATAAGAATGAATTACGTGGACAAACTGATAGAGGAATTTCACACTACATTACTGGAGACACTGGAAATCCTTGGTTGTTCACACCGATCAGTTCCTCTTGCTGTAATAAGGAAGGCCTTCGATGACTGTGCGTTCTACGGCCTTGTGGCTGCAATAGCTATTCTACCGATTGTTCTTTCAAAACCAGAAGACGGCTTAGACTTTGATGAAGTTGAGTCCGAAGATTGGTCAGAGCGTCAGATGAAGATATATACGAATGAAGCGTACGTCAGTGCAATGAAATGCCTGTTGCCACTGTTTGAAGAGAAAGGGTTGCTCGATTGTTAA